The Hypanus sabinus isolate sHypSab1 chromosome 1, sHypSab1.hap1, whole genome shotgun sequence genome contains a region encoding:
- the LOC132394219 gene encoding uncharacterized protein LOC132394219: protein MAPKSETGWRDYRRFSDATNTDRYPVPHFQDYMVNLHHLIKNRPGQGISSHLSAPQQRVQGSLHHPVRLVRIPEDAFRSQECNPNFLNAHRLRGTRPGFCFHLIGRYPGGQQIAPRACGSFAPALPTPERPRTGNQSGEVPIQADGDRLIGPQSQPAWRSSPTGQTIRQFPKPSTVKGLQEILRMVHFYHRFVPAAAHIMRPFISLLTGKAKKVAWDAESTEALEQAKEALAKAALLVHPRVDVRTALTVDSSDTVVGRVLEQLIEGQWRPLAFFSRHLRPTESKYRAFNRELLALYPPVRHFRYFLEGREFTMYMEHTFALAKVSDQWSARQQRHLSIISEFTLAIHHIAGKNNVIADILSHPCLHSVGLQSSGIDYAVLAEAQQSDTEITAYRTAI, encoded by the coding sequence ATGGCGCCCAAGTCTGAAACAGGAtggagagactacagaaggttCAGCGACGCCACAAACACCGATAGATACCCGGTACCCCACTTCCAGGACTACATGGTGAACTTGCACCATCTTATCAAAAATCGACCTGGTCAGGGGATATCGTCACATCTCAGTGCACCCCAACAACGTGTCCAAGGCAGCcttcatcaccccgttcggctagttcgaattcctgaggatgcctttcGGTCTCAAGAATGCAACCCAAACTTTCTAAATGCTCATAGACTCAGAGGGACGCGGCctggattttgttttcatttaattGGACGATACCCTGGTGGCCAGCAGATCGCACCAAGAGCATGTGGCTCATTTGCACCAGCTCTGCCAACGCCTGAGCGACCACGCACTGGCAATCAATCTGGCGAAGTGCCAATTCAGGCTGATGGAGATCGACTTAttgggccacagagtcaaccggcGTGGCGCAGTTCCCCTACTGGTCAGACCATCCGTCAGTTCCCCAAGCCCAGCACAGTCAAGGGCCTGCAGGAGATCCTAAGGATGGTCCACTTTTATCATCGGTTCGTGCCAGCGGCGGCACACATCATGAGACCGTTCATCAGCCTGCTGACCGGCAAGGCCAAAAAAGTGGCATGGGACGCGGAGTCCACAGAAGCGTTGGAGCAGGCCAAGGAGGCGCTGGCAAAGGCGGCCCTCCTAGTGCACCCAAGAGTCGATGTACGCACAGCACTCACAGTCGACTCTTCCGACACAGTAGTTGGCAGAgtcctggagcagctcatcgagggccAGTGGCGACCACTCGCTTTCTTCAGCCGCCACCTACGGCCAACAGAGTCGAAGTACAGAGCTTTCAACAGAGAGTTACTAGCACTCTACCCGCCTGTCCGGCATTTCCGGTACTTCCTCGAGGGAAGGGAGTTCACCATGTATATGGAGCACACCTTCGCACTGGCCAAGGTATCGGACCAATGGTCGGCTCGGCAGCAGAGGCACCTGTCCATTATTTCAGAATTCACCTTAGCCATCCACCACATCGCAGGGAAGAACAATGTCATCGCAGACATACTGTCTCACCCCTGCCTTCACTCAGTAGGCTTACAGTCCTCAGGAATAGACTACGCAGTACTGGCAGAAGCACAACAGTCAGACACGGAGATCACAGCTTACCGCACCGCCATTTAA